A genomic region of Raphanus sativus cultivar WK10039 chromosome 6, ASM80110v3, whole genome shotgun sequence contains the following coding sequences:
- the LOC108809977 gene encoding LOW QUALITY PROTEIN: homeobox-leucine zipper protein HDG8-like (The sequence of the model RefSeq protein was modified relative to this genomic sequence to represent the inferred CDS: substituted 1 base at 1 genomic stop codon), translated as MTYSNSNIYIFLLFPFIKYILNYSYTINFYIYKWYWLVNYSEEYCYTKILFSAVENKMINAMKREKRTYHRHTPQQTQRLEAYFMECPNPDESQRLNLCKELDLEPDQIKFWFQNKRTQNKARDDRYANILLRRENEKIQCENEAMLEALKNVTCPACGGPPLGVERDHNLQNLSLVNTYLTEKHDEVAKDVSMNQHQQTMVNPFAPVQGQRIFDTHASYGTIPNNLMNDPSNSSGSSTFQDIQLQLDIAQLSEIAARAVEELKWLFVAEEALWVMSSIDGTYVIDQESYERFSHSIKHFRKMSARVESSKDVTVVPIEATKLIEMFLDSEKWKMLFPTIVAKAMTMHKLGTELPIKENCNNFQVIWEQLHILSPLVPPREFMIVRCCQNIDEGIWIVADVSHRIVNSDQVNPFCYKRPSGCLIREMPGAHCEACLHSHMFLYSXMYMLYNLKLSEIMQVTWIEHVEVSHKPDAHRLYREILCGGSGYGAKRWTTTLERMCERMVLYSTLIIPATDWSEAITTVEGRRSVMKLGERMVKNLNEMLTMSGKVDFPQQSKCGVRISIRMNNEAGQPSGLVVSAASSFSVPVTPLQVYNTLRNNETRHQWDVLCYRNAVSEIARVFTGSNENNYITILQPTQRHEDVMAQGPKKNMMMLQDCYMDELGGMIVYAPLDMASMSLAASGEVDPMNIAILASGFTISNDGRRSMGAAEGGTILTVVFQILVSAEDNRTREVNEQSVGMVSGLISSTARNIKLLLNCPLE; from the exons ATGACTTACTCCAATagtaatatctatattttccttttattcccatttataaaatatattttgaattattctTACACTAtcaatttctatatatataagtgGTATTGGCTTGTGAATTACTCAGAAGAATATTGTTACACCAAAATCTTATTTTCTGCGGTAGAGAACAAAATGATAAACGCCatgaaaagagaaaagagaacTTATCATCGCCACACTCCTCAGCAGACCCAGAGACTTGAAGC TTACTTCATGGAATGTCCTAATCCAGATGAATCACAACGACTCAATTTGTGTAAAGAGTTGGATCTAGAGCCGGACCAAATCAAATTttggtttcaaaacaaaagaacTCAAAACAAA GCTCGAGATGACAGATATGCTAACATCTTACTCCgtagagaaaatgaaaagatCCAATGTGAAAACGAAGCTATGCTAGAGGCTTTAAAAAACGTGACTTGCCCAGCTTGTGGTGGTCCTCCTCTTGGTGTCGAACGCGACCACAATTTACAAAACCTGAGTTTGGTAAACACTTATCTCACAGAAAAG caTGACGAAGTAGCCAAAGATGTATCCATGAACCAGCACCAACAAACCATGGTGAACCCATTCGCTCCTGTTCAGGGACAACGAATCTTTGATACTCACGCCTCGTATGGAACTATTCCAAACAATCTCATGAACGATCCATCTAACTCATCAGGATCATCAACTTTTCAAGACATCCAACTACAACTCGATATAGCGCAATTGTCTGAAATTGCGGCAAGAGCCGTTGAAGAGCTCAAATGGCTATTTGTTGCCGAGGAAGCTTTATGGGTTATGTCGTCTATTGATGGAACATATGTGATTGACCAAGAGAGCTATGAGAGGTTCTCGCACTCGATCAAACATTTCAGGAAAATGAGTGCTCGTGTCGAGTCTTCCAAAGATGTCACGGTGGTTCCTATAGAAGCAACAAAGTTGATTGAAATGTTCTTAGATTCG GAAAAATGGAAAATGCTTTTTCCAACGATCGTGGCCAAGGCCATGACGATGCACAAGCTCGGAACCGAGCTTCCCATCAAAGAAAACTGCAACAACTTCCAAGTG ATATGGGAGCAACTACACATTCTGTCCCCGCTAGTGCCACCAAGGGAGTTTATGATCGTTAGGTGCTGCCAAAATATCGATGAAGGGATCTGGATTGTTGCTGATGTGTCACATAGAATCGTTAACTCTGACCAAGTCAACCCCTTTTGTTACAAACGTCCTTCTGGTTGTCTCATCAGAGAAATGCCCGGTGCTCACTGCGAGGCATGTCTTCATTCTCACATGTTTCTCTATTCTTAaatgtatatgttatataatttgAAGTTAAGTGAAATAATGCAGGTAACATGGATAGAGCACGTGGAAGTTTCTCATAAACCCGATGCACATCGGTTATATAGAGAGATTTTATGTGGTGGCTCAGGCTACGGGGCTAAGCGTTGGACCACCACCCTGGAAAGAATGTGTGAGAGGATGGTTCTCTACTCCACCCTAATCATTCCGGCTACTGACTGGAGCGAAG CTATAACGACAGTGGAAGGAAGAAGGAGTGTAATGAAATTAGGGGAAAGAATGGTGAAGAACTTAAACGAGATGCTGACCATGTCCGGAAAAGTTGACTTTCCGCAGCAGTCCAAATGTGGAGTCAGAATCTCTATCAGGATGAACAATGAAGCCGGTCAACCATCCGGTTTAGTTGTCAGTGCTGCGTCTTCTTTCTCAGTCCCAGTCACACCTTTGCAAGTCTACAACACCCTGCGAAACAATGAGACTCGTCACCag TGGGACGTTCTTTGCTATCGAAACGCAGTCTCTGAGATCGCTCGCGTTTTCACCGGATCAAATGAAAACAACTACATCACCATTCTCCAG CCCACACAAAGACATGAAGATGTCATGGCACAAGGCCCAAAGAAAAACATGATGATGCTACAAGATTGCTACATGGACGAATTAGGAGGCATGATAGTGTACGCTCCTCTCGACATGGCTTCAATGAGCCTTGCTGCCTCAGGTGAAGTCGACCCTATGAATATTGCAATCCTTGCTTCTGGTTTCACCATCTCAAACGATGGCCGGCGATCCATGGGGGCTGCGGAGGGTGGAACTATACTCACGGTGGTTTTTCAGATCCTTGTCTCTGCTGAAGACAATAGGACAAGAGAGGTGAATGAGCAGTCAGTGGGCATGGTTAGTGGTTTGATCAGCTCCACTGCTCGAAACATCAAGCTCTTGCTCAATTGTCCTCTTGAGTGA
- the LOC130496163 gene encoding UTP--glucose-1-phosphate uridylyltransferase 2-like: MAAATTENLPQLKSAVDGLTEMSENEKSGFINLVSRYLSGEAQHIEWSKIQTPTDETVVPYEKMAPVSQDVSETKNLLDKLVVLKLNGGLGTTMGCTGPKSVIEVRDGLTFLDLIVIQIENLNNKYGCKVPLVLMNSFNTHDDTQKIVEKYTNSNVDIHTFNQSKYPRVVADEFVPWPSKGKTDKDGWYPPGHGDVFPSLMNSGKLDAFLSQGKEYVFVANSDNLGAIVDLTILKHLIQNKNEYCMEVTPKTLADVKGGTLISYEGKVQLLEIAQVPDEHVNEFKSIEKFKIFNTNNLWVNLKAIKKLVEADALKMEIIPNPKEVDGVKVLQLETAAGAAIRFFDNAIGVNVPRSRFLPVKATSDLLLVQFSIVHSDLYTLVDGFVTRNSARTNPSNPSIELGPEFKKVSNFLSRFKSIPSIVELDSLKVSGDVSFGSSVVLKGKATVTAKSGVKLEVPDGTVVENKDINGPEDL, from the exons ATGGCAGCAGCCACCACCGAGAATCTCCCCCAGCTCAAATCCGCCGTCGATGGCCTTACCGAGATGAG TGAGAATGAGAAGAGCGGATTCATCAACCTCGTCTCACGCTACCTCAG CGGCGAGGCACAGCACATTGAGTGGAGTAAGATCCAAACACCCACTGATGAAACCGTTGTTCCTTACGAGAAAATGGCTCCCGTCTCCCaag ATGTTTCCGAGACCAAGAATCTGTTGGACAAACTTGTTGTCTTGAAGCTTAATGGAGGTCTCGGGACAACAATGGGATGCACTGGCCCTAA GTCGGTTATCGAAGTTCGTGATGGTTTGACGTTTCTTGATCTTATTGTTATCCAGATTGAG AATCTCAACAACAAGTATGGCTGCAAGGTCCCGTTGGTTCTCATGAACTCATTTAATACACATGATGACACTCAAAAG ATTGTGGAAAAGTACACCAACTCAAATGTTGACATTCACACTTTCAACCAG AGCAAATATCCCCGTGTTGTCGCAGATGAGTTTGTGCCATGGCCCAGCAAGGGAAAGACAGACAAGGATGGCTG GTATCCTCCCGGTCATGGTGATGTATTCCCATCCCTCATGAACAGTGGAAAGCTCGATGCTTTCTTATCACAG GGTAAAGAGTATGTGTTCGTTGCCAATTCAGACAACTTGGGTGCCATCGTTGACTTAA CAATCTTGAAGCACTTGATCCAGAACAAGAATGAATATTGTATGGAGGTTACACCCAAAACCTTAGCTGATGTTAAAGGAGGAACTCTCATTTCTTATGAAGGAAAAGTTCAG CTATTGGAGATTGCTCAGGTTCCTGATGAACAT GTCAATGAGTTCAAGTCAATAGAGAAGTTCAAGATATTCAACACAAACAACTT ATGGGTTAACTTGAAGGCCATTAAAAAGCTTGTGGAAGCTGATGCACTTAAAATGGAGATCATCCCTAACCCAAAG GAAGTCGATGGAGTGAAAGTTCTTCAACTTGAAACTGCAGCTGGTGCTGCAATAAGG TTCTTTGACAATGCCATTGGTGTTAATGTACCTCGCTCTCGTTTCTTGCCAGTGAAGGCAACTTCAGACTTGCTGCTCGTCCAG TTTTCAATCGTCCACAGTGATCTCTACACCCTCGTCGATGGCTTCGTCACCAGAAACAGTGCTAGAACTAACCCCTCGAACCCATCGATTGAATTGGGACCCGAGTTCAAGAAg GTGTCTAATTTCCTGAGTCGGTTTAAGTCAATCCCTAGTATAGTCGAACTAGACAGCCTTAAGGTGTCTGGTGATGTCTCGTTTGGTTCTTCAGTTGTTCTCAAG GGCAAGGCGACTGTGACTGCAAAATCCGGGGTAAAACTGGAAGTCCCCGACGGGACTGTGGTCGAGAACAAG GACATCAATGGTCCCGAGGACCTCTGA